From the Lathyrus oleraceus cultivar Zhongwan6 chromosome 4, CAAS_Psat_ZW6_1.0, whole genome shotgun sequence genome, one window contains:
- the LOC127137641 gene encoding uncharacterized protein LOC127137641 — protein sequence MPVEKLLVDSVAGYEYLSMLDGYSGYNQIFVAEEDVGDFLGFVVHKKGIEINQNKTKAIMKTKAPSTKKELQSLLGKINFLRRFISNLSGRTQAFSPLLRLKQGKFEWNDEHQKAFNKIKHYLTNPPILSPQCGKKPMRLYRSASDTTIETRYTSIEKLCLCLHFSCTKLKYYIKPIDLYVSSHFDVIKYMLSKPIMHSRIGKWALALTEYSLAFMPLRAMKGQIVSDFIVDHVVVESPQLQVELKPWRLFFDGSTHKDGSGVGIMIISPDGIPTKLKYRIKGPLCSNNEAEYEALIAGLKALMELGATRVEIKGDSELVIKQLTKEYKCIKENLIMYFIVANRLLNFFEYIDIKHVPRIKNQEANDLAQIASGYRISKEKLEELVEVRGKAMAARLSPTDLESTRLGYANKEEFEVLAIDTLMDTNWRNPIINYLKDPSIDTERKTKYRVLSYVLMGNELFRKTPEGILLKCLGENEAYLALSSVHSGACGAHQAGHKMKWFLFRYGMYWPTMLKDCIEFAKGCQECQVHAGIQHAPANESEPENDSESESESESEIDYEEESDSDPGYDGDSDSGGSPDSENILDSNGDSVCGGSPDFDRGHASEVRTFGVPASDTVLESEGSEQVQRPQRNRNIPRRFAEFDMLQDTKVDSKGEVIQCAMLVD from the exons ATGCCTGTGGAAAAGTTGTTGGTTGACTCAGTTGCAGGCTATGAATATCTTAGCatgcttgatggatattctggctATAACCAGATTTTCGTTGCTGAAGAGGAT GTTGGAGATTTTCtgggctttgtggtccataaaaagGGGATAGAAATCAATCAGAATAAGACGAAGGCTATTATGAAGACCAAAGCACCATCAACTAAGAAAGAATTGCAATCATTATTAGGAAAGATAAACTTCCTGAGAAGATTCATCTCAAACTTAAGTGGTCGAACTCAAGCCTTCTCTCCCCTCCTACGCCTGAAACAAGGGAAGTTCGAATGGAATGATGAACATCAAAAGGCATTCAACAAGATCAAGCATTATCTGACGAATCCTCCTATCTTGTCACCACAATGTGGAAAGAAGCCTATGAGATTATATAGATCAGCTTCCGACACTACTATAG aaactagataCACTTCAATAGAAAAGTTGTGTCTTTGTTTACATTTCTCTTGTACTAAACTCAAGTATTACATAAAACCTATTGATTTATACGTCTCTTCACACTTTGATGTCATTAAGTATATGTTATCGAAGCCAATAATGCAcagtcgaattggaaaatgggcatTAGCCCTCACTGAATACTCTTTAGCCTTTATGCCTTTAAGGGCAATGAAGGGACAAATAGTATCAGACTTTATTGTAGACCATGTAGTGGTCGAAAGTCCTCAACTTCAAGTTGAGTTAAAACCTTGGAGATTATTCTTCGACGGTTCCACTCATAAGGATGGAAGTGGAGTTGGGATCATGATAATTTCTCCTGATGGaattccaacaaaactcaaatatAGAATCAAAGGTCCCCTTTGTTCTAACAacgaagcagaatatgaagcccTTATTGCAGGACTTAAGGCTTTGAtggaattgggggcaactagGGTCGAAATTAAAGGAGACTCAGAATTAGTAATTAAGCAACTAACGAAAGAGTACAAATgtataaaagaaaatttgattatgTACTTCATTGTTGCAAATAGGTTGCTCAATTTTTTTGAATATATAGACATAAAACATGTTCCTAGAATAAAAAACCAAGAAGCTAATGACTTAGCACAAATAGCTTCAGGGTATAGAATTTCAAAAGAGAAGCTAGAGGAACTTGTCGAAGTAAGAGGAAAAGCAATGGCTGCCAGATTGTCTCCGACAGATTTGGAAAGCACTCGGTTAGGATATGCTAACAAAGAAGAGTTTGAAGTACTGGCCATTGATACCTTAATGGATACAAATTGGAGGAATCCAATTATTAATTATCTCAAGGACCCTTCGATAGATACAGAAAGAAAAACCAAGTACAGGGTTTTATCTTATGTTTTGATGGGGAATGAATTATTCAGGAAAACCCCTGAAGGGATCCTGTTGAAATGTTTAGGAGAAAATGAGGCGTACTTAGCATTATCTAGTGTACATAGTGGAGCCTGTGGAGCACACCAGGCAGGACATAAGATGAAATGGTTTCTTTTCAGATATGGAATGTATTGGCCCACCATGTTAAAAGATTGTATAGAGTTTGCTAAGGGTTGCCAagaatgtcaagtacatgcaggaATTCAACATGCTCCTGCAA ATGAGTCAGAGCCTGAAAATGATTCTGAGAGTGAGTCAGAATCAGAAAGTGAGATTGATTATGAGGAagaatctgattctgatccaGGTTATGATGGTGATTCAGATTCTGGTGGTAGTCCAGATTCTGAGAATATTCTAGATTCTAATGGTGATTCAGTTTGTGGTGGTAGTCCAGATTTTGATCGTGGTCATGCTTCTGAAGTTCGTACTTTTGGAGTTCCAGCATCCGATACTGTTCTAGAATCAGAAGgttctgaacaagttcagaggccACAAAGAAATAGAAACATTCCGAGAAGGTTTGCAGAGTTTGATATGTTGCAAGATACTAAAGTAGATTCTAAAGGGGAAGTTATTCAatgtgccatgttagtagactaA